The following coding sequences lie in one Fusarium poae strain DAOMC 252244 chromosome 1, whole genome shotgun sequence genomic window:
- a CDS encoding hypothetical protein (BUSCO:32080at5125) codes for MHPPAARFDSNLKEVTLSTSNIHTFDLLTNYRYPYNKTLHTVKKKPIGSTVNMSEEERELLARIGQLAGQINRHKNGQTGPRFPPNSHPAHHRHNSYRHASSPYPARHNRIGRPPTAHQHKTLHLNADSSNASRSASSGAETPPGWVSRNDRHRQLINANVYERDTQNRAKAIEQTHQNKINGYRQHEKTKFNEFLKHQAGASSAQTNHTGQNELTVEGVRFRVMDGGKKLVKIPDAPNSSYRTPKTAIIAGVKFYRTKTGNLVANRVVNDQRRSGAVKKINQLCKIFSTTGSCTKGPQCRYIHDPNKVALCKDILKDGQCVNGEFCDLSHDMTPERTPNCLHFAKGHCAKDDCPYTHSRASPAAPVCRSFGFNGYCEKGSGCTERHVFECPDFSNTGRCKIKGCKLPHRERASVLRNRTNADGEPLGDISSDDEAADSDDVDSDEVAEFIDADSDVSDFEEQKDFLSI; via the exons ATGCACCCCCCCGCCGCCCGCTTTGATTCCAACTTGAAAGAAGTCACATTGTcaacctccaacattcaCACCTTCGATCTTCTCACCAACTATAGATATCCCTACAACAAAACCCTGCATACTGTCAAAAAAAAACCCATCGGTAGTACAGTAAATATgtcagaagaagaaagagaactctTGGCTCGCATCGGTCAACTTGCAG GCCAGATCAACCGTCACAAGAACGGGCAAACAGGTCCTCGGTTTCCGCCCAACTCTCATCCTGCCCACCATCGCC ACAACTCGTATCGGCATGCAAGCTCGCCGTACCCGGCTCGCCACAATCGGATTGGGCGACCACCCACTGCGCATCAGCATAAAACGCTTCATTTGAACGCCGATAGCTCTAATGCATCCCGGTCTGCCAGCAGCGGTGCCGAGACACCACCAGGCTGGGTTTCCAGAAACGATCGTCATCGTCAGCTCATCAACGCAAATGTCTACGAAAGAGACACGCAGAATCGAGCGAAAGCCATTGAACAGACACACCAGAATAAGATTAATGGATATCGTCAGCACGAAAAGACAAAGTTTAACGAATTCTTGAAACACCAGGCCGGCGCCTCAAGCGCGCAGACTAACCATACAGGTCAAAACGAGCTCACCGTCGAAGGTGTCCGATTTCGCGTTATGGATGGCGGAAAGAAGCTTGTCAAAATTCCTG ATGCTCCCAACTCGTCCTATCGAACTCCCAAGACTGCTATTATTGCTGGGGTTAAGTTTTACCGAACAAAGACAGGAAACCTCGTGGCGAATCGCGTTGTTAATGACCAGCG GCGATCGGGCGCGGTCAAGAAGATTAATCAACTTTGTAAAATCTTCTCAACGACTG GTTCATGCACTAAAGGCCCTCAGTGTCGCTACATTCACGATCCCAACAAGGttgctctctgtaaagaTATCCTGAAAGACGGACAATGTGTCAACGGCGAGTTCTGTGATCTTTCCCATGACATGACTCCCGAGCGCACCCCCAACTGCTTGCACTTCGCCAAAGGCCATTGCGCCAAGGATGATTGTCCTTATACTCACTCCAGAGCGTCCCCAGCTGCTCCAGTGTGCCGAAGCTTTGGCTTCAATGGCTATTGCGAGAAAGGGTCAGGTTGTACTGAGCGTCACGTTTTTGAGTGTCCTGACTTTAGCAATACCGGCCGATGTAAGATCAAGGGGTGCAAACTCCCGCATCGTGAGAGGGCAAGCGTCCTTCGAAACAGAACCAATGCCGACGGCGAGCCTCTTGGAGATATTTCAAGTGatgacgaagctgcagattctgatgatgttgattcAGATGAAGTTGCCGAGTTCATCGACGCAGATTCGGATGTTTCCGACTTTGAAGAACAGAAGGATTTCCTATCGATTTAG
- a CDS encoding hypothetical protein (BUSCO:46847at5125) produces the protein MGIRDILKKKDDLSTGESAQKETVDRLAAPEFTIIRSDTSTQERIYPPSMKSFDNLRLAAQDPKGKEKPRRSLDVFRSGRSRSGSESSQTKKESGARRLSHRLHLSRAPPSSENVPENLPDIVTSSDGADELQWEKRATMLAGQNNRVRTASRPGTPSDSGRSEGREVSLQKIDEDIQEAIRLHEAGNLELSTRMFGRLADPQGANNPLSQVLYGLALRHGWGCAPDPEGAVKYLSAAASNSASIEQMALQAGMKKGGAAKGELVLAIFELANCFRHGWGIDKDAYAAKQYYETAANLGDTDAMNEIAWCYVEGFGCKKDKFAAARYYRLAEKAGNKTLGNSWIWKEKYDPPGEGSRK, from the exons ATGGGTATACGCGATattctcaagaagaaggacgacCTTTCGACAGGTGAATCTGCTCAGAAAGAGACGGTCGACCGTCTGGCAGCTCCCGAGTTTACAATCATCCGCTCCGATACCTCGACCCAAGAGCGCATCTACCCGCCGTCTATGAAGTCCTTTGACAATCTGCGCCTTGCAGCCCAAGACcctaaaggaaaagaaaagcccCGGCGGTCCCTCGACGTCTTCCGCTCCGGCCGTTCACGATCCGGGTCTGAATCGAGCCAGACCAAGAAGGAGAGCGGCGCCCGTCGTCTGTCGCATCGTCTACACCTGAGCCGTGCTCCTCCGTCGTCCGAGAATGTCCCCGAGAACCTACCAGATATCGTCACGTCGAGCGACGGTGCAGACGAGCTGCAATGGGAGAAGCGCGCGACCATGCTAGCGGGACAGAACAACCGTGTCAGGACCGCCAGCCGGCCAGGGACCCCCTCGGACAGCGGTAGGAGCGAAGGGCGTGAGGTCTCGTTGCAGAAGATCGATGAGGATATCCAAGAGGCCATTCGCCTGCATGAAGCAGGCAACTTGGAGCTGTCGACGCGCATGTTTGGACGACTGGCTGATCCTCAAGGCGCCAACAACCCATTGAGTCAAGTCCTATATGGTCTTGCTTTAAG ACACGGATGGGGTTGCGCACCAGATCCAGAGGGCGCCGTCAAGTATCTATCGGCTGCAGCCTCCAATTCCGCTTCCATTGAGCAAATGGCTCTCCAAGCCGGCATGAAGAAGGGCGGAGCTGCCAAGGGAGAACTTGTTCTGGCCATCTTTGAGCTGGCAAACTGCTTCAGGCATGGTTGGGGTATCGACAAAGACGCCTACGCCGCCAAGCAG TATTATGAGACTGCAGCGAATTTAGGAGACACTG ATGCCATGAACGAGATTGCTTGGTGTTACGTTGAAGGCTTCGGGTGTAAGAAAGACAAG TTCGCAGCAGCCCGGTATTATCGACTGGCCGAGAAGGCCGGCAACAAGACACTAGGGAACTCTTG GATCTGGAAGGAAAAGTACGACCCTCCGGGCGAGGGCAGCCGCAAGTAG